The window CTTGGGTATATGACACCGGTAGAGTTTGAGAATAGGCAAAAGAACGAGGCTTTGATTTCTACTAATTTATATGCTTGACTTAATGGGGGGCATTACAAACCGTTTCTGTTTCTGCGGAACCGGCGGCAAACTATATAACAAACCGTTTGTCAATCGGGCTGTCATATCCTGGGATAAACGTTAAGTACGGATTCTTAAACAATCTTGCGGTTGATTTGCACTATCAAGGCAGCACTATTGCAGGTATTGCCGGGGCAAGGGCTCTCTATTATGTTCTTCCCACGAATACTATCATCCCTTATCTAGGCTTGGAAGTTGATTATCTGCAATACAAAAACCAGCAGAGTAATGATTGGTCGATCACAGGGTCATATGTTGGCGCGTTACTTGGCATAGAATATTATTTCTCACGAGCGTTAAGTATTTGCACGGATATTGGGTATGGGAATATGAGTATGGCGAGTACAACAGTCAGTGATGTTTCGTATATTACGGACAAAATAATTGCAAATATCGGGTTGAACTGGTATATAACCGTACCGAGGAAAGATAGTGGCAAATGAGGATATTGTCATGAAGATAGTAAAACTTGTTTTATTCATATCGTCGCTGTGTTTGCTTGCGGGTAATTTGTATTCCGCAACGTTTTCGTTAGGGATGCCTGCTGCTGTAGAGCAGGCAGGAAAAGAGTTTGAAGCGATTATTGAACAAAAACAGCAGGAACGTATTAACAATACCGCACCAGCAGCGCCTGTGTTGTATGATTTCACAAGCCCGGATACCGACGGGGATTATGCAGTCCGTTGGAATTCAGTTACTAATGCGTTAAACTATATTTGCGAAGAGGACGATAATAATAGTTTCGACAGTCCGGTGACGATATATTCCGGCGCAAACACGTCGTATGATGTTGTTGGGAAATCAACGGGAACTTACTATTACCGTGTGAAAGCCACGAACAGTTACGGCAACAGCGGGTGGAGTGATGCGAAGTCAGTAACCGTGGCTATTAATTTGTCTATCCCCACGGGGATGGTATTTGTAACAGCGGGAAATTTTACAATGGGTTCGATTTCTATATTGATCAACGAACAACCAATTCATACAGCGTATCTTGATTCTTATTATATAGACAAATACGAAGTTACTAATGGACAGTATAAACAGTTTATAGACGCGGGTGGGTACAGTACACAATCATACTGGATCACCGACGGGTGGATATGGAAGTCGAGTTATAGCGTTACTAAACCGAAATATTGGGATGATACAACTTATGGTTATACTGCAACCAATGGTCCCAACTTGCCTGTCGTGGGAGTGAATTGGTATGAAGCGTGTGCATACGCGAAATGGACAGGAAAACGGTTACCTACGGAAGCGGAATGGGAGAAAGCAGCACGGGGAACTGATGCCCGGACGTATCCGTGGGGTAACACATGGTATCCCAATTATTGTAACTGGTATGACACTTCGCCTGTATTGGGTAATAGTGATGGGTACACGTATGCTGCGCCAGTAGGAACCTATGAAAACGATAAAAGCCCGTATGGGTGTTACGATATGGCAGGAAATGTGTCTGAATGGTGTAACAATTGGTATGAGACATATTCTACTGGAACAGTAATCAATCCTACAGGTAACACTACGGGTTATTACCGTATAATCCGGGGTGGGAGTTTTTACAACTACGGTAACATCATCTGCCGGTCTGCGTTTCGGGGACTCAGCTACCCGATCTACATGTACGTCTACTTAGGTTTCCGTTGCGCGAAATCTGTAAACACAGCAATACCTTCTGCTCCAAGTGGCATGAAGACTACTACACTTTCTTCCAGCACTATACTTGTTTCGTGGACTGATAGTTCAAACAAAGAAGTTGGATTTCAATTAGAGCGTAAAGTATTAGGTGGGAATTATAGTTTAATTCAAACACTAACACAAAACACTACATTTTTTTTGGATTTCCCTTTGATAGCAGCTACAATCTATTATTATCGGGTATTGGCGTATAACCTGAACGGGAATTCTATATATTCGGCGGAAGCTAATGCAACAACACAATCATTCAGTAGTAATCTTACGGGAATGGCGTTGATAGCAGCAGGAAGTTTTACAATGGGGTCGAGTTCGTCAACTAGCGAACAACCAATTCATACAGTTTATCTCGACGCATACTACATTGACAAATACGAAGTGACAAATGGACAGTATAAACAGTTTATAGATGCTGGGGGATACAGGAACTCATCATGCTGGACGACAGAAGGCTGGGATTGGAGAATGAGTAACAACATTACGCAACCGAATTACTGGACAAGCTCTACTTTTGGATATGTTGCAGTAAATGGTCCGAACTTGCCAGTTGTGGGAGTGAGTTGGTACGAAGCGGATGCATATGCAAAATGGGCAGGGAAACGGTTACCGACGGAAGCGGAATGGGAAAAAGCTGCACGTGGAACAGATCAGAGGATGTATCCTTGGGGAAATATATGGTACACAAATTATTGCAATTGGCATGATGGAACAAGCGGGGATGGAAGTCAAGATGGATATAAGTATACCGCTCCGATAGGTAGTTATGAAAACGGGAAAAGCCCGTATGGGTGTTATGACATGGCAGGCAATGTGAGCGAATGGTGCAACGATTTGTCTGGTACATATCCTAGTGGAACAGTAAGCAACCCTTCGGGACCCACTACGGGTATTTACCGCGTGCTTCGGGGCGGGTCTTGGGAGGGCGGCGTCTACGAAAGCCGGTCTGCCTATCGTTACCTCTCCAACTACCCGTACCATAACTTCGACAACTTCGGCTTTCGTTGCGCGAAATCAGCCAATCCGTAATATATATATTATCAACTGACAGATTACATATTAGAACAAGTTGTCTTTAGCCGGTGTAGTATACAAAGTGGTGTACTTAGTATGCATTACAAAAAGGATGGATACAAACTATGAAGATAGTCATATCAATGGCACAAGCTTTTCTTTCACAAACTCCCAGGCATTATCAATATCGTACTTTATCTCAGGCCGAATAAGCCCTGTCATATCATTACGGAAATCCATATTCTTAAGCTTAGCTTCTACGTTGTTAATCAACTCAACCCGCGAAATTTTAGATAGCGTTAGATTTATATAAGAATAAAACGCTTTTACTATTTTAGTTAGCTCCGGTTTTTTGGTTTTTATTGCATACCATA of the Elusimicrobiota bacterium genome contains:
- a CDS encoding SUMF1/EgtB/PvdO family nonheme iron enzyme, translated to MKIVKLVLFISSLCLLAGNLYSATFSLGMPAAVEQAGKEFEAIIEQKQQERINNTAPAAPVLYDFTSPDTDGDYAVRWNSVTNALNYICEEDDNNSFDSPVTIYSGANTSYDVVGKSTGTYYYRVKATNSYGNSGWSDAKSVTVAINLSIPTGMVFVTAGNFTMGSISILINEQPIHTAYLDSYYIDKYEVTNGQYKQFIDAGGYSTQSYWITDGWIWKSSYSVTKPKYWDDTTYGYTATNGPNLPVVGVNWYEACAYAKWTGKRLPTEAEWEKAARGTDARTYPWGNTWYPNYCNWYDTSPVLGNSDGYTYAAPVGTYENDKSPYGCYDMAGNVSEWCNNWYETYSTGTVINPTGNTTGYYRIIRGGSFYNYGNIICRSAFRGLSYPIYMYVYLGFRCAKSVNTAIPSAPSGMKTTTLSSSTILVSWTDSSNKEVGFQLERKVLGGNYSLIQTLTQNTTFFLDFPLIAATIYYYRVLAYNLNGNSIYSAEANATTQSFSSNLTGMALIAAGSFTMGSSSSTSEQPIHTVYLDAYYIDKYEVTNGQYKQFIDAGGYRNSSCWTTEGWDWRMSNNITQPNYWTSSTFGYVAVNGPNLPVVGVSWYEADAYAKWAGKRLPTEAEWEKAARGTDQRMYPWGNIWYTNYCNWHDGTSGDGSQDGYKYTAPIGSYENGKSPYGCYDMAGNVSEWCNDLSGTYPSGTVSNPSGPTTGIYRVLRGGSWEGGVYESRSAYRYLSNYPYHNFDNFGFRCAKSANP